One window from the genome of Candidatus Ancaeobacter aquaticus encodes:
- the lexA gene encoding transcriptional repressor LexA produces MKPTLTKKQENVLSIIKQFLNEAGYPPTIRELADLLGFTGPKAAQKHLFALEKKGYIERTAKKTRSIKLLDTLQKKGLPIIGSVAAGRPILSEEHIEGFFSFPSHSPENKDYFLLKVTGESMIDAYINDGDLVLIKFQPCAENSDIIVAMVNGEVTLKRFFKKNDHIILKPENQSMTPIIVEKNDDFKIIGKVEMVVRTVS; encoded by the coding sequence ATGAAACCTACTCTCACTAAAAAACAAGAAAATGTACTTTCAATAATTAAACAATTCTTAAATGAAGCAGGATATCCCCCCACAATAAGAGAGCTTGCAGATCTTTTAGGGTTCACCGGTCCAAAAGCAGCGCAAAAACACCTCTTTGCACTTGAAAAAAAAGGATATATAGAACGCACTGCTAAAAAAACGCGAAGCATAAAACTACTAGATACACTTCAAAAAAAGGGTCTACCCATTATTGGCAGCGTCGCAGCAGGAAGGCCGATTCTTTCAGAAGAACATATAGAAGGATTCTTTTCTTTTCCTTCTCATTCACCAGAAAACAAAGACTACTTCTTACTCAAAGTAACTGGCGAGAGCATGATCGATGCCTACATAAATGATGGGGACCTTGTATTAATAAAGTTTCAACCATGCGCAGAAAATAGTGACATCATCGTAGCAATGGTAAACGGAGAGGTCACACTGAAAAGATTCTTTAAAAAGAACGATCATATCATTCTTAAACCAGAAAATCAGTCAATGACACCGATAATCGTAGAGAAAAATGATGATTTTAAAATAATTGGTAAAGTTGAAATGGTGGTAAGAACGGTATCGTAG